Proteins encoded together in one Thermomonospora curvata DSM 43183 window:
- a CDS encoding DUF6912 family protein — protein MRVYLPSTLVKLADVLAAGQVGPAPLTGYAVTPALREWYAEGDTEELEYAAMTAAARASLRLLAADPAAPPRRVVLAAEVPERIVQWRPGEQERALVQVTAPVRMRQIAAGHVDEEAAADDILAAVKALPAADAGDADAQFTVDGAEGHELLWYATQELGDL, from the coding sequence ATGCGCGTCTACCTGCCGTCCACGCTTGTGAAGCTGGCCGACGTCCTGGCGGCCGGCCAGGTCGGCCCCGCCCCGCTGACCGGTTATGCGGTGACCCCCGCGCTGCGCGAGTGGTACGCCGAGGGCGATACCGAGGAACTGGAGTACGCGGCGATGACGGCCGCCGCCCGCGCCTCGCTGCGGCTGCTGGCCGCCGACCCGGCGGCGCCGCCGCGGCGCGTGGTGCTGGCCGCCGAGGTCCCCGAGCGCATCGTCCAGTGGCGCCCGGGCGAGCAGGAGCGGGCGCTGGTGCAGGTGACCGCGCCGGTGCGGATGCGCCAGATCGCAGCCGGGCACGTCGATGAGGAGGCCGCCGCGGACGACATCCTGGCCGCGGTGAAGGCGCTGCCGGCGGCCGACGCCGGCGACGCCGACGCCCAGTTCACCGTCGACGGCGCCGAGGGCCACGAACTGCTGTGGTACGCCACCCAGGAACTGGGCGACCTGTGA
- a CDS encoding HAD family hydrolase, translating into MRFGSCAGASPTIRDVDVKAVITDWGGVLTSPLNDAIRQWMAADRIDARRYKDVMRSWVMQAYDPAAGTANPIHGLEDGTLDPAEFERLLAAELRTVDGGPVESEGLLRRMFAAFHPVEPMYEALRAARAAGARIGLLSNSWGNDYPRQMWGELFDAVVISCEVGMRKPDERIFRHTLELMGLQPHECAFIDDIEHNVRAAEAIGMIGLHHTDVAVTIERLGELLGVPLADC; encoded by the coding sequence ATGAGATTCGGGTCCTGTGCCGGGGCATCCCCTACCATTCGGGACGTGGACGTCAAGGCTGTGATCACCGACTGGGGCGGGGTGCTGACCTCTCCGCTCAACGACGCCATCAGGCAGTGGATGGCCGCCGACCGCATCGACGCCCGGCGCTACAAGGACGTCATGCGCTCGTGGGTCATGCAGGCCTACGACCCGGCGGCCGGCACCGCCAACCCCATCCACGGGCTGGAGGACGGCACGCTGGACCCGGCGGAGTTCGAGCGGCTGCTGGCCGCCGAGCTGCGCACGGTGGACGGCGGGCCGGTGGAGAGCGAGGGCCTGCTGCGTCGGATGTTCGCCGCCTTCCACCCGGTGGAGCCGATGTACGAGGCGCTGCGCGCCGCCCGCGCCGCCGGGGCCCGCATCGGGCTGCTGTCCAACTCCTGGGGCAACGACTACCCCCGCCAGATGTGGGGCGAGCTGTTCGACGCGGTCGTCATCTCCTGCGAGGTGGGGATGCGCAAGCCGGACGAGCGGATCTTCCGGCACACCCTGGAGCTGATGGGCCTGCAGCCGCACGAGTGCGCCTTCATCGACGACATCGAGCACAACGTGCGGGCCGCCGAGGCGATCGGGATGATCGGCCTGCACCACACCGATGTGGCCGTCACCATCGAACGCCTGGGAGAACTGTTGGGAGTGCCTCTGGCAGACTGCTGA
- a CDS encoding acyl-CoA dehydrogenase family protein, producing MDFELSPKAREYAEKLQEFMDEHVYPAESVYEAQRAELTAAGKPNACPPIIEELKAEARKRGLWNLFLPDISGLSNVDYATLAEITGRSFHLAPEAVNCAAPDTGNMEVLHMFGTEEQKERWLRPLLEGQIRSAFAMTEPDVASSDATNITTSIVRDGDEYVINGRKWFISGSADDRCKIFIVMGKTDPDGPVHRQQSMVLVPRDTPGVRVVRDLTIFGYRDQHGHPEVVFENVRVPVSNLLANEGDGFMIAQARLGPGRIHHCMRALGMAERALELMCQRAVSRVAFGKTLAEQGVVQQQIAESRMAIEQARLLTLKAAWMIDKYGSKGARTEIAAIKVVAPRVACEVIDRAIQVHGGAGVSGDTPLAGMYAWARAMRIFDGPDEVHIRTVARQELKPYRS from the coding sequence ATGGACTTCGAACTCAGCCCCAAGGCCCGGGAGTACGCCGAGAAGCTGCAGGAATTCATGGACGAGCACGTCTATCCTGCAGAGTCCGTCTATGAGGCCCAGCGCGCGGAGCTGACCGCGGCGGGCAAGCCCAACGCCTGCCCTCCGATCATCGAGGAGCTCAAGGCCGAGGCCCGCAAGCGCGGGCTGTGGAACCTGTTCCTGCCCGACATCTCGGGGCTGTCGAACGTCGACTACGCCACCCTCGCCGAGATCACCGGACGCTCCTTCCACCTGGCGCCGGAGGCGGTCAACTGCGCCGCCCCCGACACCGGGAACATGGAGGTGCTGCACATGTTCGGCACCGAGGAGCAGAAGGAGCGCTGGCTGCGTCCCCTGCTGGAGGGCCAGATCCGCAGCGCGTTCGCGATGACCGAGCCGGACGTGGCCTCCTCCGACGCCACCAACATCACCACCTCCATCGTCCGGGACGGCGACGAGTACGTCATCAACGGCCGCAAGTGGTTCATCAGCGGCTCCGCCGACGACCGCTGCAAGATCTTCATCGTGATGGGCAAGACCGACCCGGACGGCCCGGTGCACCGCCAGCAGTCGATGGTGCTGGTGCCGCGCGACACCCCGGGCGTCCGGGTGGTGCGGGACCTGACGATCTTCGGCTACCGGGACCAGCACGGCCACCCGGAGGTGGTGTTCGAGAACGTGCGGGTGCCGGTGAGCAACCTGCTGGCCAACGAGGGCGACGGCTTCATGATCGCCCAGGCCCGGCTGGGTCCCGGCCGCATCCACCACTGCATGCGCGCCCTGGGGATGGCCGAGCGCGCCCTGGAGCTGATGTGCCAGCGGGCCGTCTCCCGGGTGGCCTTCGGCAAGACGCTGGCCGAGCAGGGCGTGGTGCAGCAGCAGATCGCCGAGTCCCGGATGGCGATCGAGCAGGCCCGGCTGCTGACCCTCAAGGCCGCCTGGATGATCGACAAGTACGGCTCCAAGGGCGCCCGCACCGAGATCGCCGCGATCAAGGTGGTGGCGCCGCGGGTGGCCTGCGAGGTCATCGACCGCGCCATCCAGGTGCACGGCGGCGCCGGCGTCAGCGGCGACACCCCGCTGGCCGGCATGTACGCCTGGGCCCGCGCCATGCGGATCTTCGACGGCCCGGACGAGGTGCACATCCGCACCGTCGCCCGTCAGGAGCTCAAGCCCTACCGGAGCTGA
- the murQ gene encoding N-acetylmuramic acid 6-phosphate etherase, translated as MIECDLPTESRNPRTVDVDVLPTIEVLRLINDEDAKVPAVVAAVLPEIAELVDLAVESLRAGGRVHYFGAGTSGRLAVIDAAELPPTFGLWGRVVAHHAGGLGALSQAIEDVEDDADLGARDAADVHPGDIAVGIAASGRTPYVIGALRAAARTGARTALVSANPRSPYGQEVDIHIGMATGPEVITGSTRMKAGTATKLVLNAFSTTLMIRLGRTYSNLMVSVNAVNDKLRARLVRILIEATGMDTETCENALSEAGGDTKVALVSLLGEVSTSRATLALQEAHGGVREALRRLRTG; from the coding sequence GTGATCGAGTGCGATCTGCCCACCGAAAGCCGCAACCCGCGCACCGTCGATGTGGACGTCCTGCCCACCATCGAGGTGCTGCGGCTGATCAACGACGAGGACGCCAAGGTGCCCGCCGTGGTGGCCGCGGTGCTGCCGGAGATCGCCGAGCTGGTGGACCTGGCGGTGGAGTCGCTGCGGGCCGGCGGCCGGGTGCACTACTTCGGCGCCGGGACCTCCGGGAGGCTGGCGGTGATCGACGCCGCCGAGCTGCCGCCCACCTTCGGGCTGTGGGGCCGGGTGGTGGCCCACCACGCCGGCGGGCTGGGGGCGCTGTCGCAGGCCATCGAGGACGTGGAGGACGACGCCGACCTGGGCGCCCGGGACGCCGCCGATGTGCACCCCGGCGACATCGCCGTCGGGATCGCCGCCAGCGGGCGCACCCCGTATGTCATCGGCGCGCTGCGCGCCGCCGCGCGGACCGGTGCCCGCACGGCGTTGGTCAGCGCCAACCCGCGTTCCCCCTACGGGCAGGAGGTGGACATCCACATCGGGATGGCCACCGGCCCGGAGGTGATCACCGGCTCCACCCGGATGAAGGCCGGCACCGCCACCAAGCTGGTGCTCAACGCCTTCTCCACCACGCTGATGATCAGGCTGGGCCGGACCTACTCCAACCTGATGGTCAGCGTCAACGCGGTCAACGACAAGCTGCGGGCCCGCCTGGTGCGCATCCTCATCGAGGCCACCGGCATGGACACCGAGACCTGCGAGAACGCGTTGTCGGAGGCGGGCGGCGACACCAAGGTCGCGCTGGTCTCCCTGCTGGGGGAGGTCTCCACCTCCCGGGCCACGCTGGCGCTGCAGGAGGCCCACGGCGGCGTCCGGGAGGCCCTGCGGCGCCTGCGCACCGGGTGA